The window GGTGGAGAGAAGCTGGTGTGATCAGTTGGAGGACCGGCTGGGGGGGCGCATCTCTTGGATAAGCTCAGTCTGGTGATATTGCTGGACCTTGCGGTCTCCAAAACCTCCCCTTCAGGCTCAGGCAGTTATTCCTGTCTGTTTCCCACCCCGCATTAGCGCTTTGCTTCTTCCCATGTCacgatggggaaactgaggcagttgGGGCCAAGTCCCAGCTGGAACGTGGATGAAAGATCATCCTCCGGCCAGGACCCTGGTCCTTTCTCTGCCTGGTCCTGGGTCCTTGAGGCTGATCTCGGTGATGGTATCCCTGGGTTCCTGCACTTCTGGCCAGTTTTGGTCAGTGGGACAGACTGATTGGCAGGAGGAGGAGGTTGGGGTATTTACCTCCTGTCTCCCTCATCAATGCCTAGTTCTGTTCACAGTGCTGGGGTTTGTGCTGCTTCTGGAAAGAAGCAAGTGGCTTGTCCAATTTGGGGGGCCCAGAGGTGACTGAGAAAGGAGCTGGCTGTGGGCTGGTTTGTCGGCCAAGGTGCCCCAGGTGGAGGGAGCTCAAGTAGGCACCCTGAGGTGGGACCTGGTTGGAGTGGCTTCAAGGAATAAGAGTGCTACTGTGACCAGAGGAGAATGAGTGAGGACTGAAGGATCAGAGgcgagggcagaggggaggagggccaAGACTGTGCCTGGCACTGCCTTGTGTGCCAGCGAGTGCTTGGATTTTATCTTTGGGGCTGTAGGAGTCCACAGTGGGTTTTCAGCACTCCCAGAACAGTGAGCTGGGATTAGAGTTTGGGAGAAGCCCTTGACCCTAAACTTTGAACTAAAATCTGAGTCAGAATGTCCTGGATTCAACTCCTGGCTCTGCTGCTAAGTTACTCAGGGACATGCACATgtcacctcccctctctgagccccagtttccctATCTATGACCACAAATGAGGTTTAGCCACGGCATTTCCCTCAATGGGATGCTGAGATAATTAACCAACGTGATGCACATGAGGTGCCTGAGCATAAAAAGGATGGGAGTTTTTCTGCTGGTAGCTTCACATAGACCCTATCATCCCTTTAAGGCGTGGGGGTCTGTAATGatgtctcttttccattcttgatattggtcatttatgttctttctcattgtttttcGGTCATTCTAGCTTGAGCTTTATcaaatttgttgatctttttaaagaaccagcttttggggggaggggctttGTCGATTCTTTCTACAGTTTTCCATTTCATGCATTTCTACTATTATGTCTTTGATTTCCTCCCTTCCACTTATTCTTCTGtttctagcttcttaaggtgGAACCTGAGGTCACTGGTtttaagatctttcttctttttccccccttttttctaatataaacatttcagACTCGTTTCATgaactttttaacattttgattaaaaagttaaaaaactatAGGATGTATTAAAATTACATTGAGGAGTGAATTGCATCATATGTAAATTGTcactcaataaagctgttaaaggTGACAGTGCAAAACGGCCTGGCAATACAGCGACACACATGGAAGACATAGGAATTTGAATTCTTAGAGCCTGACACAGCGGTTGCCTTTAGTGCAGGCAGAGAAATAAACTCTAGTTGGGGGGTAAATCTCTGTTGGCTTCTGGGAGGCTGTGAGTTGTCCTGGAGGACTGCCATTGCCCTCTTGCCATCTTTgcctctgccccagggcctttgcacggcCATTCCCTTAAGACATGCTCTCCTTTCACCTTCTCAATTCAGTGACCTGTCCTCCTGCCCCAACACTTGGCCTGCACCTGCGCTGCCATCGAGGGCTCCCATCCTGGCCTTGTGTTTTCTAGCACATTTAACACCTTTCTTATatactatttgctcatttattaattcattgtttatttcctttgtccCCTACTGAGAACATCAGCTCCTCATCTGTCTATTCCTTCGTGTCCCCGCCAACCCAAACAGAACCTAGTacgcagtaggtgctcaataagtgcaTATTGgatgaagggaagaaggagggaaggaatgcAAGCAGGCAGGTAGGCAAGTTTCTTGGCCTGAAGTTGCAATTCCCATACAGGGGCAAACTCACCGTATGACCTTGtgctgtacctcagtttccccagctgtagaAATGGGGCCACACTGCCCAAGACCTCACCAGTCCCTTCTGCTGCAAGGCTGTAGGTGTTGTGTTTATGGCTTTGGCTCTCTGGAGGCTTCTCTGGCCCCGGCTGCCCAGGTTGGCTGCTCCCTGGGGACCTGCTCTGCTGACACAGGATTCTTTCCTGGACTATCCAGCCCCAGGCCGACACTCGATCCTGGCCCCACTTCCAGGCCAGCGTCCGCTGATCGGCCTGCTAGGGCCAGGGCCCCAAGACTCTGCAGAGGGACAAGGGACTGTCTGTGCAGTCTCCGGGGGGTGTGTGGTGAGGCCAGGGCCCTGCCAACATCAGCACAAGCCGCAAGGACTGAGGACAGTGCCGGGACCTGCGGCCCAGAGCTACTGCTGTGGAGGAGACAGCACCAGGCGTGGGTGCTGCCTGGCCCCTGTGCTCCTTGCAGCTCCTCACCTGCTCACCATGGGGACCCTCAGCTGCAGCCCTGATCCACGGCTGACCACAGCACCCCAGGGCTGGCGGGCCACTGAGTGCCAGATTCTGGAGACCGGCTTGAGGAAGTCCTGCGGGATGGACACTGTGGAGAATGGTACGCTCCAGCTGTGGAGGAGGGAGGCCGTGGTGGTGGAAGCTTGCCCTGCTCTATTTTCCCCAGCTCCGCTGTGGCTTCTGGAAAGTTCTGGGAGCCCAGCTGGAGGTGGGAGTCTCTGACAAGTCCTTGCCCTTCCCCAAACCTCAGTTTTCCTCCCAGTAGGATGGGTGTGAACGTCACATTTCCGTTGGCTCTTGCGTGGGCTTCCACCCAACAAGCACTGAGCATTTCATGGGCAGGCACCTTGGCAGGGGCTGATGCTACAGCAATGACAGAGTGGCAGAGGTTCGTGGGGGAGACAGACGCGAGGCAAAACAGATAAGAAGTCTTTGGTGTATCAATCAGTGAGGAGAACCTTGAACAACATAAAGTAGCAAGGAGAGAATAGATGATTGTGAGGCTTGAAGGTCTGGACGTTCTGCAGGGTCCTGAACATTCCCAACTTGAGGCTAACTGTGCGTTCTCGGTGAGGCCCCGGCCCTGGCTCCTGCATCTGTGCGCAACAAAACAGCAGGAGTTAGGCTCCGGGGCCCTGATGTTCCTGCCGAGGCCACCAAACACTGCAACTGTGACAGCGTATCTCTGCATCTGGGCctggtttccccacctgtgacagtgcatctctgtgtctgggccttggtttccccccCTGTGACAGCTTGTCTCTGtgtctgggcctcggtttccccacccgTGACAACGCATCTCTGtgtctgggtctcagtttccccacctgtgacagtgcatctctgtgtctgggcctcagtttccccacctgtgacaACGCATCTCTGtgtctgggcctcggtttccccacctgtgacagtgcatctctgtgtctgggcctcggtttccccacctgtgacaGCTTGTCTCtgtctgggcctcggtttcctcacccGTGACAACGCATCTCTGtgtctgggcctcggtttccccacccgTGACAGCTTGTCTCTGtgtctgggcctcggtttccccacccgTGACAGTGCATCTCTGtgtctgggcctcggtttccccacccgTTACAGTGCATCTCTGtgtctgggcctcggtttccccaccgtGACAACGCATCTCTGtgtctgggcctcggtttccccacctgtgacagtgcatctctgtgtctgggcctcggtttccccacctgtgacaGTGCAACTCTGtgtctgggcctcggtttccccaccccTCTGtgtctgggcctcggtttccccacccgTGACAACGCATCTCTGtgtctgggcctcggtttccccacctgtgacagtgcatctctgtgtctgggcctcggtttccccacctgtgacaGTGCAACTCTGtgtctgggcctcggtttccccacccgTGACAACGCATCTCTGtgtctgggcctcggtttccccaccgtGACAACGCATCTCTGtgtctgggccttggtttccccaccaTGACAACGCATCTCTGTGTCTGGGCCTCGGTTGTCCCAATGTGCCCTAAAGCAGGAGGAGACTGCTGGCCCTGTGGCCCCTCCTACCTTTGACTCAGGTTTGACTCACAATGCCCCTCACTCACTTTCCCcctgtgggggggtgggcagctcccacccccactcctgccatGGAGGGTGGCAGGCAGCCCAGGTCGGGGCTCAGGGGCTGGGCCCTGGGTTCCCGCCCCTGTGTCAGCGTCTGGAGCCGCAGGCTGTGACCTGAGGGCTTCGGTCGCAGGCTCAGGGCCAGGCTTGTACGTCCTGCCGTCCACCGTGGGCTACATCAACCACGACTGCACCAGGGCGGTCAGTCCGGCCTACTCCCTCTTCTGGAGACCCCGCCCCAGTAAGATCGGTAAGATTGGGTGCCGGTGGGGGCTGgacgggtgggggaggggccctcTGAGCCTCCCGTCTCCCCTAGGTCCCCGCGGCCCCGTCCCCTGCTTGCGGAGTGACCCTGGGGAAGCGCTATGTCCTCTGTGTCCTTGGATAAGAAGGGAAGGTAGAATGCAGCGTGCTGCCGAGCCCTGAGCCTGTCTCCTGGGCCTCGCGGCTTCCTTGCTGCCTGACTTTGGACAGGCTGCTCAGCGGCTCTGTGTCCCAGTGTCCTCCCCCACGAACAGTGACAGTGTGCCCCTTACAGAGCTGTCCTCACATGAAACCAACAGGTGCCTGCAGACGTCCGTGAGCCAGGATCAGTGCCTGGTGCCTAGACAGCGCAGTGGAAATGGGCTTCACGGGGGTCCTAGTCTCAGTATCTGCGTCAGCAGGACGGGGCTCCTCACAGACAGCTGTGGAGAGGGCAGGGTGGTGCGGACAGCCCGTGGGCGGCGGGGCTGGCCCGGTCAGTGGGGTCCTTGCTTCCGCATCGCCCACCTTGCCCCTGGCCAGAAGAGCTGCATCAGGATGTGTGCGAGGGTCAGCACCGTCAGTGCCGCTAATGTGGGTGGCCGTGGCCCCAGCTCACTGCTCATTCCTGTTAGTGGAATCGCTGCCACGTTCTAGCAACACTCTGCCCTTCACATGAATGCCCACAGACTCCATCACCCCATTTTCTAGAGCTGAGGTCCCGGAGCGCCCTGGTTGGGGAGAGTCCCGCACGAGGACTTTGATTCACAGGGATgaaggtttggggtgggggtggctgacGGACGTGTGGGGCAGCAGCTTCTTCTCAGCCTTTAGAATCAGCAAAAATCCCAACCCAACCTGAAACAAAACTCCAGAAGCTCCAAGGAAGGGTTAAGAACTTCACCTCTGGCCCAGAGCGGCCTGGGTTCCCCAGGGACATCctgggacagagggacagacaggccggGGAGTCAGGGGTGGATGGGGGGCCAGGGTAGACTTTGCTGGTTCCCcagggaagacttcttggaggGGGAGGCATGTGGTCTGGGCTTTGCAGGATGAGGGGTTCAGTAGAGCCCCCAGGAGAAAGGGACTCGGTAGGGCTGGCAGCAGACGCATGGGCCTGGAGCTGGGACGTGCTTGTGCGCCAGCTCGCATGTTGTGCCACCCGGTGAATCCATGAGCTGGCGTGTCGTGCCACCCGGTGAATCCGTGCCAGCTCGCGTGTCGTGCTGCCCGGTGAGTCCGTGCCAGCTCGTGTGTTGTGCCGCCCGGTGAATTTGTGTCGCAGCCATGACACGCAGAGGCATGAGCATTTATGGCTCACCAGTGGCGGTGACATCAGTCCCAGCGACTGGTCCCAGCAGTGAGGTGCCCCGCACTGGGCCGCCCTCCACGGACCCTCCCGCCATTCCATCTCATCCCGCCACTGAGGAGACCGAGGCAGAGACGCAGCTCACGGGGAGCCATGCTGAGACCCACGCAGTCCCACCCAGGGACAAGCCCAAGCATGCAAAGAGCCCCTCCTCAGGGTCTAGTCTTGCTGTACGTGCAATTCCAACCAACCCACCAGCTGCTTCCCTGGTCTGAGGGCTGGGACAGCTGTGATCACAAGGACACAGAAATGCTCATCAGGACAAAGTTAAGGCAGAGACCCAGGCCCCTAGGTCAGAGCAACCCTGCCTCAGTGGTccaagg of the Halichoerus grypus chromosome 1, mHalGry1.hap1.1, whole genome shotgun sequence genome contains:
- the CIMAP1D gene encoding protein CIMAP1D, producing MALALWRLLWPRLPRLAAPWGPALLTQDSFLDYPAPGRHSILAPLPGQRPLIGLLGPGPQDSAEGQGTVCAVSGGCVVRPGPCQHQHKPQGLRTVPGPAAQSYCCGGDSTRRGCCLAPVLLAAPHLLTMGTLSCSPDPRLTTAPQGWRATECQILETGLRKSCGMDTVENGSGPGLYVLPSTVGYINHDCTRAVSPAYSLFWRPRPTSPQDTIPGPVYFLDPKVTRFGRSCTPAYSMQGRGKSRGLEVTPGPGAYSPEKVAPVRHRTPPAFTLGSRLRPQLQDTSAPAPNTYTLPSLWGSQIFTKPSSPSYTVAGRTPPARPPQDPAEIPGPGQYDSPDPNTYRQRRPAFTMLGRPRATRPPEETPGPGAHRPEQVTMTTARAPAFTMGIRHSKRATTMGVDTTP